A single Brassica rapa cultivar Chiifu-401-42 chromosome A04, CAAS_Brap_v3.01, whole genome shotgun sequence DNA region contains:
- the LOC103865978 gene encoding F-box protein At2g14710: protein MDSTKKTEDIAAHEKKHLPWELIEEILSRVSPISLVRFKTVCKRWNAILDDKTFINNHKDTFGFILKSKSKIYSVSIDPKIVVRELITLDVPGLESQKPKFWIDYDEFMICHTDKGTAVWNPWLKQISTWIRHPRFEFVGICYDRSNWTSIWGNYNVWIIHDFAFVAWKHVTSGDCDERKIQLKTMHSEIGGSLNGSLFWIAYRDETDPLYCLCRFDFYKERFYTFCDLPCGMTHPRDALVVRFFKGDRFLVLKQCHVTKKIEIWVTKNKVDVEDGRDVVWVSFMTFSIPNFPSLVQAEPYSHQQPSYYIDDKRLVMCSCDENGQAWIYVLGENKLISIVQLDSVVDPWPSHCTYFPSLVPVPREKKMKQNYKFNFI, encoded by the coding sequence ATGGATTCAACTAAAAAAACAGAAGATATAGCGGCGCATGAGAAGAAGCACCTTCCATGGGAGTTGATTGAAGAGATACTCTCTCGTGTCTCTCCTATCTCTCTTGTCCGCTTCAAAACTGTTTGCAAACGATGGAACGCTATCTTGGACGACAAGACATtcatcaacaaccacaaagatacgTTTGGGTTCATCCTAAAATCCAAATCCAAGATCTATTCAGTAAGCATCGATCCCAAGATAGTGGTGCGTGAGCTAATAACATTGGATGTTCCCGGTTTAGAATCTCAGAAACCTAAGTTCTGGATTGATTACGACGAGTTCATGATATGTCATACGGATAAAGGAACCGCAGTTTGGAATCCGTGGTTAAAACAAATTAGTACATGGATTAGACATCCTAGGTTTGAGTTTGTCGGCATATGTTATGATCGTAGTAATTGGACAAGCATTTGGGGAAATTATAACGTGTGGATAATCCATGACTTTGCGTTCGTTGCGTGGAAACACGTTACATCCGGTGATTGTGACGAGAGAAAAATACAACTTAAAACTATGCATTCTGAAATTGGTGGATCGTTGAACGGCTCTTTGTTTTGGATCGCTTATCGTGACGAGACAGATCCCTTGTACTGTTTATGTAGATTTGATTTTTACAAGGAAAGATTCTACACATTTTGTGATCTACCATGTGGGATGACCCATCCTCGCGATGCGCTTGTCGTTAGGTTCTTCAAGGGAGATCGGTTTTTGGTTTTGAAACAATGCCATGTAACAAAGAAGATTGAGATTTGGGTGACCAAGAACAAGGTTGACGTTGAGGATGGCCGTGATGTTGTTTGGGTGAGTTTCATGACTTTTTCAATCCCTAACTTTCCGAGTTTAGTACAGGCTGAACCCTACTCTCATCAGCAGCCAAGTTACTACATCGACGATAAAAGGCTTGTCATGTGTTCTTGCGATGAAAATGGCCAGGCTTGGATTTATGTTTTGGGGGAAAACAAGTTGATCAGCATAGTTCAGTTAGATTCTGTGGTTGATCCCTGGCCTTCTCATTGCACTTATTTTCCCAGCTTGGTCCCGGTTcctcgagaaaaaaaaatgaagcagAATTAcaagtttaattttatttga